The sequence AGCGTCAGCGAGGATGGAAAGGGCCGGCTCTGGTTTGGCAACACGAACCTCGGCCTGCGGCAGGTGGAGGCCGGACGTTTCCTGCCCGCGCCGCCATTCAATGCCTGGCCGCGCCGGGCGATGCCGGTGCATGGCGACCCCACGGGGGCGGTGTGGGTGGCGGTGAACAACCGGCTCGGCAGGCTCGATCCGGAGAGCGGGGAGATGGAATGGACCGGCATTCCGCCGCTGGGCTCGATTCACCTGCTCTTCCTCGATCGAGCGGGGCGGGTGTGGGCGGGCGGGGAGAGCGGAGGGCTGGTCTGCCGGGAGGCCGGAGGCGGCCAGCGTGTCTATGGGACGGCCGATGGGTTCACCGGCGCGCAGATCCGCTCGATGGCGGAGGATGCCGTGGGAACGTTGTGGATCGGCACGGAGCAGGGGGAGATCCATGAGTTCAAGGGGGGGCGTTTCACCCGCTATGCGGAGGAGCAGGGACTGCGCGGCAGTGCGGTCCGGTGTCTGGTGGCGGACGCGGATGGAACGCTGTGGGTCGGGACCGGTGGTGGCGGCCTGGCGGTGGGAAAAGGCGGACGGTTTGTCTGCCTCGGCGAGGAGCAAGGGCTGCCGGATGACGTGATCTCCCAGATGCTGGATGACGGCCAGGGCGCGCTTTGGTTTGGCGCGAGCCGGGCTCTTTACCGCGTGCGGAAGAGCGAGCTGCTGGATTGCGCGTCCGGCCGGGTGCCCCGTGTCTATCCGGTGCGGTTCGGGGAGGGAGATGATCTCGCGGGGTTCTCCGCGGCGGCGAATTACCAGCCCTGTGCCTGGCGCACCCGCGCGGGAACCTTGTGCTTCGTTTCCCGGAAGGGCCTCGTGCTGGCCGATCCCTCCGCGGGGGCGAAGGGCCCGCGCGCGCTCCAGGCACACCTCGACACGCTGGTGGTGGATGGCCGGGTGCTGCCACCCTCGTCCGCCAGCGTGCCGTCCTCGGTGAGGAAGCTCGAGTTCCGGTTCACCGCCCCCACGTTCACCTCTCCGGAGAAGGTCCGTTTCCGCTACCGGCTGGTGGGGCTCGATGCCGAATGGTCCGAGCCCACCGCCACGCGCTCGGCCTCCTACTCGCCGTTGAAGCCGGGCCGCTACCGTTTCGAGGTGGCCGCGTGCGACAGCAACCTGGTGTGGAGTCCCTTGGTCGCGGCGGTGCCCATCGAGATCGTTCCGGCGTGGTGGGAGACCTGGTGGGCGCGCGCGCTGGCGGTGATCGCGTGCGGGGCGATGCTCGTGCTCGTGGTCCGCCATTGGTCGCAGCGGCGGCTGCGAGCCAGGCTGCAACAGCTCGAGGCAGGGCGCCGCCTGCAGAACGAGCGGGCGCGCATCGCCCGCGATCTGCACGATGGTCTGGGCGCGGGCCTGACCCAGGTGGGGATGATGGCGGAGGAGCTCTCCGAGGAGGGCGGGGGGGTGGAGGAGATGAAATCCTACTCCGCCCGCATCGCCGGCCGCGTCCGCGATCTCGCCCGCGATCTCGACGCGGCGGTGTGGAGCGTGAGTCCGAAGAACGACACGCTGGCCGCGCTCTGCGCCTACATCTGCCAGTATGCGCTGGAATACTTCCGGGAAACCGGCGTGCGCTGCCATGTCCACGTTTCGCAGGAGATCCCGGAGGTGGCGCTTTCACCGGAGGACCGGCACCACCTTTTCCTGATCGCGAAGGAGATCCTGAACAATGTGCTGAAGCACGCCGGGGCCTCCCAGGTCACCCTCGCGATGGGGCCGGAGGACAGCCACTTCGTGCTGGCGTTCGAGGACGACGGGCGCGGGTTTCAGGCGAGCACCGCGCCCGAGCGCCACGGCATGGAGAACATCCGCGAGCGGGTGGCCGCCATGCGCGGCGAGCTGCAGGTCCAGAGTTCCGATCGTGGCACCACCTTCCGCATCCTGCTGCCGCCTTTCCCGGAGTCGGAAAACCCGCTATCTTCCCACTGAATCCGTCCAGCCATGCCCATCAGCGTCGCCATCATCGAGGATGATCCCGGTATCCGGGAAATGCTCACCCGCACCATCGAGCGTGCGGCCAGCCTTCGTTTCACGCGGGCCTTTCCCTCCGCGGAGGAAGCGTTGGCGGAGCTGCCGGAGCTCAAGCCGGACGTGGTCATCATGGACATCCAGCTGCCGGGCATCAATGGCGTCGATTGCACGCTGCGGCTCAAGGAACTCGTGCCGGGGACGCAGGTGCTGGTGTTCACCGTGTTCGGGGATGATGACCTGGTGTTCAAGGCGCTCGAGGCCGGGGCCAGCGGCTATCTGCTGAAACGCACGCCGCGCCAGGCGGTGATCGACGCGGTGCGGGATGTCTGGCACGGCGGCGCGCCGATGAGCGGTGAGGTCGCGCGCAAGGTGGTCGAGTCGTTCCGGAAGCCGCCGAAGGCGAAGCTGGAGGACGCGGAGCAGCTCACGCCGCGCGAGGAGGAGGTCTTGGCCCTGCTGGCGAAGGGCTACATCACCAAGGAGATCGCGGACCAGATCGGCATCAGTTTCGACACGGTGCGTTTCCACCTGAAACACATCTATCGGAAGCTCCACGTGCGCTCCCGCAGCGAGGCGCTCATCAAGTATCTGAGGTAGGCGCGGACGCCCGTTTCCTACTCATCCGTGTAGCTGTTCCTCCGGAGCCATCCGGCCGATGATCCGGCGTCATGCGTCCGTTTGTCCTGATCGTTTTGTTTGTTTCCACGTCCATCGCGCTCGCCCGCGATTT comes from Luteolibacter sp. LG18 and encodes:
- a CDS encoding two-component regulator propeller domain-containing protein, which encodes MVGIRWLAAVALVSGGVSGPAARAVEPEVPFSSRAWETDDGLPHNSVNAVVRRDDGFLWIATQGGLVRFDGLEFVQSRSPLLSDPRSSRVIDVIEENPRALLAACDTSGLVRLEEGTISVHPLSGMLGAGRRILSLFHESADVFWVMCADREVWRWDHGKVERFPVSSGAALTAPTSFARAMDGTVLVTRGDGVERFREGALTPVAAVPERGVVVAAARDGGVWVASSDRLSKLEGDAITLSEPVIPWAATPPVVMLEDRERGLWIGTRFRGLFRREGEVIRPMSTSHARITSLAQDADDNVWVGTSGGGLNRFQHARFRLLGEKEGWMSDIVGSVSEDGKGRLWFGNTNLGLRQVEAGRFLPAPPFNAWPRRAMPVHGDPTGAVWVAVNNRLGRLDPESGEMEWTGIPPLGSIHLLFLDRAGRVWAGGESGGLVCREAGGGQRVYGTADGFTGAQIRSMAEDAVGTLWIGTEQGEIHEFKGGRFTRYAEEQGLRGSAVRCLVADADGTLWVGTGGGGLAVGKGGRFVCLGEEQGLPDDVISQMLDDGQGALWFGASRALYRVRKSELLDCASGRVPRVYPVRFGEGDDLAGFSAAANYQPCAWRTRAGTLCFVSRKGLVLADPSAGAKGPRALQAHLDTLVVDGRVLPPSSASVPSSVRKLEFRFTAPTFTSPEKVRFRYRLVGLDAEWSEPTATRSASYSPLKPGRYRFEVAACDSNLVWSPLVAAVPIEIVPAWWETWWARALAVIACGAMLVLVVRHWSQRRLRARLQQLEAGRRLQNERARIARDLHDGLGAGLTQVGMMAEELSEEGGGVEEMKSYSARIAGRVRDLARDLDAAVWSVSPKNDTLAALCAYICQYALEYFRETGVRCHVHVSQEIPEVALSPEDRHHLFLIAKEILNNVLKHAGASQVTLAMGPEDSHFVLAFEDDGRGFQASTAPERHGMENIRERVAAMRGELQVQSSDRGTTFRILLPPFPESENPLSSH
- a CDS encoding response regulator transcription factor; the encoded protein is MPISVAIIEDDPGIREMLTRTIERAASLRFTRAFPSAEEALAELPELKPDVVIMDIQLPGINGVDCTLRLKELVPGTQVLVFTVFGDDDLVFKALEAGASGYLLKRTPRQAVIDAVRDVWHGGAPMSGEVARKVVESFRKPPKAKLEDAEQLTPREEEVLALLAKGYITKEIADQIGISFDTVRFHLKHIYRKLHVRSRSEALIKYLR